From a single Maniola hyperantus chromosome 3, iAphHyp1.2, whole genome shotgun sequence genomic region:
- the Git gene encoding ARF GTPase-activating protein Git isoform X1 — protein MMISRSKHRSSVEVCSDCGASDPSWASINRGLLLCAECCSVHRSMGRHISHVKSLRQGSWPPSLLSMVQALTAQNVNSIWEHSLLDTSAPKHLRKKPQPKDPLHPIKSEFILAKHLRLAYVLRARRDEPPSELGRQLHSAVRSSSLDTAMRLLAQGADPNYYNQEKGSTCLHVACRAGQPAQAELLVAWGAEPTARDSGGNTPADCARQGGHTELADRLTELVYEATDKMIHFLTGERPDHAAGRHYIVPRAHDTHEMTDVAKAARGKLQLLPNHLFEELVMDIYDEIDRRETEAIWQTSATGLERCGVAFLPVNPALSAPRNQGRQKLARLSAPELATLLRDVLLDATRRQRIASLQPRGLAGPMNPLLSGGHLKHFSQMSDDEPLYDSVASDEDYAALAPIELDISSLDPRAGETVSSTYNPSLPTEHSVETPRTHSPSPAHAPQRKQEIETLKQELDNRDSTITELKNQLKNLQTIVEQLTKENSALKTSSVDDDHSMTSQNSINDSNTLDLTPQERGRSLDTDQLALAEDMEVRQAKAAQRPVSMFEPREGPKNNWQVTKHQLTSIPGLERSLTQSALEGGVSSVSDDGATGSGAGFNGAGEGLEVQKRAEAVTRCIQDLWAAARLHRTKLPECADSIQRTVSALLALFPQTCTDTALQQVIIDLRNASEEVILACSTRAPLDQVRNAAYDLAKATKLLVTHFQPS, from the exons ATGATGATATCGCGGTCAAAGCATCGCTCGTCGGTGGAAGTGTGCTCAGACTGCGGGGCATCGG ATCCGTCGTGGGCGTCGATTAACCGTGGGTTGTTGTTATGCGCGGAGTGCTGCAGCGTTCACAGGAGCATGGGAAGGCACATTTCTCACGTGAAATCTTTACGGCAAGGATCGTGGCCTCCTTCGCTCTTATCA ATGGTGCAAGCGTTGACTGCTCAGAATGTGAACAGTATATGGGAACATTCCTTGCTTGATACTTCAGCTCCTAAGCATTTGAGAAAGAAGCCACAACCCAAAGATCCACTTCA ccCGATAAAATCGGAGTTTATATTGGCTAAGCACCTGCGGCTGGCCTACGTGCTGAGAGCTAGGCGGGATGAGCCACCCAGTGAGCTGGGCAGGCAACTGCACAGTGCTGTGAGGAGTTCCTCCCTCGACACAGCCATGAGGCTGCTGGCTCAGGGAGCAGaccctaattattataatcag GAGAAAGGTAGCACATGCTTACATGTGGCGTGCAGGGCGGGCCAGCCCGCGCAGGCGGAGCTGCTGGTGGCGTGGGGCGCAGAGCCCACCGCCCGCGACAGTGGGGGCAATACGCCGGCCGACTGTGCCAG GCAAGGTGGTCACACGGAGCTGGCGGATAGACTGACAGAGCTGGTATACGAGGCGACGGACAAAATGATCCACTTCCTGACGGGCGAGCGGCCCGACCACGCGGCGGGCCGCCACTACATCGTGCCGCGCGCGCACGACACACACGAGATGACGGACGTGGCCAAGGCGGCGCGCGGGAAACTGCAGCTG CTACCAAATCACCTGTTTGAGGAGCTGGTAATGGACATCTACGACGAAATCGATCGCCGAGAAACTGAAGCGA TTTGGCAAACTAGCGCAACTGGGTTAGAGCGGTGTGGAGTGGCGTTTCTTCCCGTGAACCCCGCACTATCGGCGCCTAGGAACCAAGGGCGGCAGAAGTTGGCGCGACTGTCGGCGCCCGAGCTAGCCACGTTACTGCGAGATGTTCTATTGGATGCCACCAGGAGGCAAAGGATAGCTTCTTTACAGCCTAGAG GACTAGCGGGTCCCATGAACCCGCTACTGTCGGGGGGTCACCTGAAGCATTTCTCGCAGATGTCGGACGACGAACCTCTGTACGACTCTGTCGCGTCCGACGAGGACTACGCTGCTTTAGCGCCGATCGAGCTTGAT ATATCCAGTCTAGACCCGCGGGCGGGCGAAACCGTATCGTCCACATACAACCCATCGCTTCCCACCGAACACTCCGTAGAAACACCCCGAACACATTCGCCCAGCCCCGCGCACGCGCCCCAACGAAAACAAGAGATCGAAACGCTCAAACAGGAACTCGACAACCGAGACTCAACTATAACAGAGTTAAAGAACCAGTTGAAGAACCTTCAGACAATAGTTGAACAACTAACTAAAGAAAACAGTGCGTTGAAAACGAGCAGTGTCGACGACGACCACAGCATGACGTCACAAAACTCCATAAACGATAGCAACACGCTAGACCTAACCCCCCAAGAGAGGGGCAGGAGTTTAGATACGGATCAGCTCGCCCTGGCCGAGGACATGGAGGTGAGGCAAGCGAAGGCGGCCCAGCGACCGGTCAGTATGTTTGAGCCTAGGGAGGGACCAAAGAATAACTGGCAGGTTACTAAACACCAG CTTACAAGCATACCTGGTCTCGAAAGATCGTTAACTCAGAGCGCACTAGAGGGCGGAGTCTCCAGCGTTTCCGATGATGGTGCCACGGGCTCCGGCGCAGGCTTTAACGGCGCGGGAGAAGGCCTGGAGGTGCAGAAACGCGCTGAAGCAGTCACTAGATGCATCCAGGATCTGTGGGCGGCGGCCAGGCTACACCGGACCAAGCTGCCTGAATGTGCTGATTCTATTCAACGGACTGTGTCTGCTTTACTAGCATTGTTTCCACAG ACATGTACGGACACAGCCCTACAACAAGTCATAATCGACCTCCGCAACGCCAGCGAGGAAGTGATTCTGGCGTGTTCCACCCGGGCGCCGCTCGACCAGGTCAGAAATGCGGCCTATGACCTGGCCAAGGCGACCAAGCTCCTGGTGACCCACTTCCAGCCCTCCTAG
- the Git gene encoding ARF GTPase-activating protein Git isoform X2, with translation MMISRSKHRSSVEVCSDCGASDPSWASINRGLLLCAECCSVHRSMGRHISHVKSLRQGSWPPSLLSMVQALTAQNVNSIWEHSLLDTSAPKHLRKKPQPKDPLHPIKSEFILAKHLRLAYVLRARRDEPPSELGRQLHSAVRSSSLDTAMRLLAQGADPNYYNQEKGSTCLHVACRAGQPAQAELLVAWGAEPTARDSGGNTPADCARQGGHTELADRLTELVYEATDKMIHFLTGERPDHAAGRHYIVPRAHDTHEMTDVAKAARGKLQLLPNHLFEELVMDIYDEIDRRETEAIWQTSATGLERCGVAFLPVNPALSAPRNQGRQKLARLSAPELATLLRDVLLDATRRQRIASLQPRGLAGPMNPLLSGGHLKHFSQMSDDEPLYDSVASDEDYAALAPIELDISSLDPRAGETVSSTYNPSLPTEHSVETPRTHSPSPAHAPQRKQEIETLKQELDNRDSTITELKNQLKNLQTIVEQLTKENSALKTSSVDDDHSMTSQNSINDSNTLDLTPQERGRSLDTDQLALAEDMEVRQAKAAQRPLTSIPGLERSLTQSALEGGVSSVSDDGATGSGAGFNGAGEGLEVQKRAEAVTRCIQDLWAAARLHRTKLPECADSIQRTVSALLALFPQTCTDTALQQVIIDLRNASEEVILACSTRAPLDQVRNAAYDLAKATKLLVTHFQPS, from the exons ATGATGATATCGCGGTCAAAGCATCGCTCGTCGGTGGAAGTGTGCTCAGACTGCGGGGCATCGG ATCCGTCGTGGGCGTCGATTAACCGTGGGTTGTTGTTATGCGCGGAGTGCTGCAGCGTTCACAGGAGCATGGGAAGGCACATTTCTCACGTGAAATCTTTACGGCAAGGATCGTGGCCTCCTTCGCTCTTATCA ATGGTGCAAGCGTTGACTGCTCAGAATGTGAACAGTATATGGGAACATTCCTTGCTTGATACTTCAGCTCCTAAGCATTTGAGAAAGAAGCCACAACCCAAAGATCCACTTCA ccCGATAAAATCGGAGTTTATATTGGCTAAGCACCTGCGGCTGGCCTACGTGCTGAGAGCTAGGCGGGATGAGCCACCCAGTGAGCTGGGCAGGCAACTGCACAGTGCTGTGAGGAGTTCCTCCCTCGACACAGCCATGAGGCTGCTGGCTCAGGGAGCAGaccctaattattataatcag GAGAAAGGTAGCACATGCTTACATGTGGCGTGCAGGGCGGGCCAGCCCGCGCAGGCGGAGCTGCTGGTGGCGTGGGGCGCAGAGCCCACCGCCCGCGACAGTGGGGGCAATACGCCGGCCGACTGTGCCAG GCAAGGTGGTCACACGGAGCTGGCGGATAGACTGACAGAGCTGGTATACGAGGCGACGGACAAAATGATCCACTTCCTGACGGGCGAGCGGCCCGACCACGCGGCGGGCCGCCACTACATCGTGCCGCGCGCGCACGACACACACGAGATGACGGACGTGGCCAAGGCGGCGCGCGGGAAACTGCAGCTG CTACCAAATCACCTGTTTGAGGAGCTGGTAATGGACATCTACGACGAAATCGATCGCCGAGAAACTGAAGCGA TTTGGCAAACTAGCGCAACTGGGTTAGAGCGGTGTGGAGTGGCGTTTCTTCCCGTGAACCCCGCACTATCGGCGCCTAGGAACCAAGGGCGGCAGAAGTTGGCGCGACTGTCGGCGCCCGAGCTAGCCACGTTACTGCGAGATGTTCTATTGGATGCCACCAGGAGGCAAAGGATAGCTTCTTTACAGCCTAGAG GACTAGCGGGTCCCATGAACCCGCTACTGTCGGGGGGTCACCTGAAGCATTTCTCGCAGATGTCGGACGACGAACCTCTGTACGACTCTGTCGCGTCCGACGAGGACTACGCTGCTTTAGCGCCGATCGAGCTTGAT ATATCCAGTCTAGACCCGCGGGCGGGCGAAACCGTATCGTCCACATACAACCCATCGCTTCCCACCGAACACTCCGTAGAAACACCCCGAACACATTCGCCCAGCCCCGCGCACGCGCCCCAACGAAAACAAGAGATCGAAACGCTCAAACAGGAACTCGACAACCGAGACTCAACTATAACAGAGTTAAAGAACCAGTTGAAGAACCTTCAGACAATAGTTGAACAACTAACTAAAGAAAACAGTGCGTTGAAAACGAGCAGTGTCGACGACGACCACAGCATGACGTCACAAAACTCCATAAACGATAGCAACACGCTAGACCTAACCCCCCAAGAGAGGGGCAGGAGTTTAGATACGGATCAGCTCGCCCTGGCCGAGGACATGGAGGTGAGGCAAGCGAAGGCGGCCCAGCGACCG CTTACAAGCATACCTGGTCTCGAAAGATCGTTAACTCAGAGCGCACTAGAGGGCGGAGTCTCCAGCGTTTCCGATGATGGTGCCACGGGCTCCGGCGCAGGCTTTAACGGCGCGGGAGAAGGCCTGGAGGTGCAGAAACGCGCTGAAGCAGTCACTAGATGCATCCAGGATCTGTGGGCGGCGGCCAGGCTACACCGGACCAAGCTGCCTGAATGTGCTGATTCTATTCAACGGACTGTGTCTGCTTTACTAGCATTGTTTCCACAG ACATGTACGGACACAGCCCTACAACAAGTCATAATCGACCTCCGCAACGCCAGCGAGGAAGTGATTCTGGCGTGTTCCACCCGGGCGCCGCTCGACCAGGTCAGAAATGCGGCCTATGACCTGGCCAAGGCGACCAAGCTCCTGGTGACCCACTTCCAGCCCTCCTAG